A stretch of the Vigna radiata var. radiata cultivar VC1973A chromosome 9, Vradiata_ver6, whole genome shotgun sequence genome encodes the following:
- the LOC106773624 gene encoding protein BIG GRAIN 1-like B codes for MDRWDNKPSRKQHRTQNPSFSSTLLDVIYRSIDEDQTEEKEEERLIFYRETMRKQKQSNCFREDKPEAEKLNSRRARKVENWMDKRTSEKVLMGRNSLTEFERRTRSNSISNTLSMYSSSTSSSESSSVGGFSSSESESFYGVQRPKPIKTSVSDKTKTNFDAALHNHSFRSHSSQTQKPKHENGFGKTKSKALKILYGELKKAKQPISPGARLASFLNSLFTSSGNAKKAKVSTTTTPSTCRLPVPTNRTADTKPAAQQPGSTCSSASSFSRSCLSKTPSSRSGAKRSVRFCPVSVVVDEDCRPCGHKNVYEGEEDLADSNGKNRSEELRLHVMQESRRVEELARDLLKNYQKKNEVEFDAVMHYEDEEEEEDDDDVASCSSSDLFELDNLSAIGIERYREELPVYETTHFNTNRAIANGFIL; via the coding sequence atggACAGGTGGGACAATAAACCATCAAGAAAACAGCACCGCACACAAAACCCTTCTTTCTCTTCCACTCTACTTGACGTTATCTACCGTTCAATCGACGAAGATCAAACCGAGGAAAAGGAAGAGGAGCGGCTCATCTTTTACAGAGAAACCATGAGGAAGCAGAAACAGAGCAATTGTTTCAGAGAGGACAAACCTGAAGCTGAGAAACTCAACTCTCGCAGGGCCAGGAAGGTGGAGAATTGGATGGATAAGAGAACCTCAGAGAAAGTTCTAATGGGGAGAAACTCGTTGACGGAATTTGAAAGAAGAACGCGAAGCaattcaatttcaaacactCTCTCCATGTATTCAAGTTCAACCTCTTCCTCTGAGTCAAGCTCTGTTGGAGGCTTCTCTTCTTCGGAGTCAGAGTCCTTCTATGGAGTGCAGAGGCCAAAGCCAATCAAAACCAGTGTTTCTGATAAAACCAAAACCAACTTTGATGCGGCACTTCACAATCACAGCTTCCGGAGCCACTCTTCTCAAACCCAAAAGCCAAAGCACGAGAATGGTTTCGGCAAAACCAAGTCCAAAGCCTTGAAAATCCTTTATGGTGAGTTGAAGAAAGCAAAACAACCCATTTCACCGGGTGCAAGACTTGCTAGCTTTCTCAATTCCCTCTTCACTTCAAGTGGAAATGCCAAAAAAGCAAAGGTTTCAACAACGACGACGCCATCTACTTGTCGTCTTCCGGTTCCAACAAATCGTACTGCTGATACAAAACCAGCAGCACAACAGCCAGGTTCTACATGTTCATCAGCATCTTCTTTTTCAAGGTCTTGTTTGAGCAAAACCCCTTCTTCAAGATCAGGCGCCAAAAGGTCTGTGAGGTTTTGCCCTGTGAGTGTTGTAGTAGATGAAGATTGTAGGCCCTGTGGGCACAAGAATGTTTACGAGGGTGAAGAAGATTTGGCGGATTCCAATGGAAAGAACAGAAGCGAGGAACTGAGACTGCATGTTATGCAGGAGAGTCGCAGGGTGGAGGAGTTAGCAAGAGACTTGCTGAAGAATTATCAGAAAAAGAACGAAGTGGAGTTTGATGCTGTTATGCATTacgaagatgaagaagaagaagaagatgacgaTGATGTAGCCAGTTGTTCAAGTTCTGATCTTTTTGAGTTAGATAATCTATCAGCAATTGGGATTGAGAGGTATAGGGAAGAGTTACCTGTGTATGAAACTACCCATTTCAATACCAATAGAGCCATTGCCAATGGCTTCATTCTGTAA